The Mycolicibacterium aurum genome segment CTTTGGCGTTCTTGTCTGCCACTGCATCAGCGAGTAGGTGGTGGATCACGGGTGCGGGGACGGGGCCGTAGCCCTGGAGGTAGCCGGGGCAGTCGTCCCCGCCGAACAGGGTGGTGTCGGCCATGACCAGGTTCAGGCTTACGTCCACCGGTTCGGTGACCGCGCGGCCGGTGATGCGTTCGCAGGCGGTGTCGGCCATGATCTGGTTCCGTGAGCGGCCGTCACCGGTGGTGTCGGCGTGGCGTGTGAGTGCGGCGTAGGCGCTGACACCTTGGGATAGGGGTAGCAGCAGGCTGAGGTAGACCATGCCGTCGGCGGCGGGCCGGATGGTGACGCAGCGGTCCTGCTCGGCCTTGGTGTTGCGTTCCACCACCGCGGCGACATCGAGGCGGGCGGCGATCTTCTTGGCCTCGGCGGTCACCCGGTTGGTGCCCCAGTGGTCGAACTTCGCGGTGTCGGCACACAGTTCGGCGTCAAGTTGCCGACGATGTTCCACGCTCAGGCACGCCGATTCCCGCACGATCAGGGTGGCCCGCCACTCCGAGAGGGCCCCGCACTCCAGGGCGGCCAGCGTGTACGGCATCTCCTGGACCAACGCCCGTGCGAACCCGAGATGCTGATTGCCCTTCACCGGGGCATCCCGGCGCGCCAACGCGATCTCCGAGGCGAGCCCTTTACCCCGGCGGCGGGCGGGCACCCCCGCCGCCTGCTCGGCCTCGCGGCGCTTCGCGGCCCAGAGTGCGGTGGCCCGGGCCTGCGCCGCGGCCGCGGCGGACTTGAGTCGTTCGCAGCGCTCGACGACGGCCCGCAGCTCGGCCTGCGAGGCACCCTCATCGATGTCGAACATACTTTCGAACACGACACCGACAGTACTTCCGCCCACCGACAAGTAATGTCAGATGGGTGGTCCCGGCTGCATCGTCGAGCAGGAAATGTGGAGCGTGACAGGAGACTTCGAGGTGACGATGGCCGAACTGCGCGTCGTTGCCCGCTTCGTGGCTGAGGCCGCCGAGGATGTACTCCCTGTCTTCGAGCGTGCGAATCTCGACGA includes the following:
- a CDS encoding 13E12 repeat family protein, whose translation is MFESMFDIDEGASQAELRAVVERCERLKSAAAAAQARATALWAAKRREAEQAAGVPARRRGKGLASEIALARRDAPVKGNQHLGFARALVQEMPYTLAALECGALSEWRATLIVRESACLSVEHRRQLDAELCADTAKFDHWGTNRVTAEAKKIAARLDVAAVVERNTKAEQDRCVTIRPAADGMVYLSLLLPLSQGVSAYAALTRHADTTGDGRSRNQIMADTACERITGRAVTEPVDVSLNLVMADTTLFGGDDCPGYLQGYGPVPAPVIHHLLADAVADKNAKATLRRLYRHPKSGQLVAMESRARIFPKGLAMFIGLRDQTCRTPFCNAPIRHHDHATPDRHGGPTTALNGLGMCQACNYTKEAPDWTVTTTDRNGEHTAEFRTPTHAVYHSIAPPPPGTRIIRRSIIEDQFSIDLVTFEPRAA